Proteins encoded by one window of Papio anubis isolate 15944 chromosome 7, Panubis1.0, whole genome shotgun sequence:
- the LOC101003865 gene encoding olfactory receptor 4K17, with translation MALYFSLILHGMSDLFFLSTGYLRASCMMESMELLNQSQVSEFILLGLTSSQDIEFLLFALFSVIYVVTVLGNLLIIVTVFKTPNLNTPMYFLLGNLSFVDMTLASFATPKMILNLLKKQKIISFAGCFTQIFLLHLLGGVEMVLLVSMAFDRYVAICKPLHYMTIMNKKVCVLLVVTSWLLGLLHSGLQIPFAVNLPFCGPNVVDSIFCDLPLVTKLACVDTYLVQIVIVANSGIISLSCFIILLISYSLILITIKNHSPTGQSKARSTLTAHITVVILFFGPCIFIYIWPFSNYSVDKFLAVFYTIITPILNPIIYTLRNKEMKISMKKLWRAFVNSRKDT, from the coding sequence ATGGctctttatttttcactcataCTCCATGGTATGAgtgatcttttctttctctctacagGTTATCTAAGAGCGAGCTGTATGATGGAGTCCATGGAACTATTAAATCAATCTCAAGTGTCAGAATTCATTTTGCTGGGACTGACCAGCTCCCAGGATATAGAGTTTCTTCTCTTTGCCCTCTTCTCTGTTATCTACGTGGTCACAGTTTTGGGTAACCTTCTTATTATAGTCACAGTGTTTAAAACCCCTAACCTGAATACTCCCATGTATTTTCTCCTTGGTAATCTCTCTTTTGTAGATATGACCCTTGCTTCCTTTGCCACCCCTAAGATGATTCTGAACTTGTTAAAAAAGCagaagataatttcttttgctgggtGCTTCACTCAgatatttctccttcacttactgGGTGGGGTTGAAATGGTACTGTTGGTGTCCATGGCTTTTGACAGATACGTGGCCATTTGTAAGCCCCTACACTACATGACCATCATGAACAAGAAGGTATGTGTTTTGCTTGTAGTGACCTCATGGCTCTTGGGTCTCCTTCACTCAGGGCTTCAGATACCCTTTGCTGTGAACTTGCCCTTTTGTGGTCCCAATGTGGTAGACAGCATTTTTTGTGACCTCCCTTTAGTTACTAAGCTTGCCTGTGTAGACACGTATCTTGTACAAATAGTCATTGTTGCCAACAGTGGCATAATCTCCCTGAGctgtttcattattttgcttATCTCCTACAGTCTGATCCTCATAACCATTAAGAACCACTCTCCTACTGGGCAATCTAAAGCCCGTTCCACTTTGACTGCTCACATCACAGTGGTGATTCTCTTCTTTGGCCCGTGCATCTTCATCTATATCTGGCCCTTCAGCAACTACTCTGTAGATAAGTTCCTTGCTGTATTTTACACCATCATCACTCCTATCTTGAATCCAATTATCTATACtctgagaaacaaagaaatgaagatatcCATGAAAAAACTCTGGAGAGCTTTTGTGAATTCTAGAAAAGATACTTAG